A genomic stretch from Lysobacter soyae includes:
- a CDS encoding energy transducer TonB codes for MKIPSAVLAALLFVATLGFAEIGSAAVDDAQVGEAESVMTMRVQGEIGFDTSGKVVRHQITTPIDAPIRAIVETVVKKWRFHPYLKDGVAVNVKTPFELTLVGRAQADGNYAITAETARFGVSRYDCKDENSDSCKQANPIVHTPRKPAYPPALARAGVGGQVMVYLYINPDGTIADAKVAQTALFGVKGNPQELEKARRSLEVECLAYAKRIQVTPGSGDLVGGGDTHRVAGLPFRFNANGAFNDNLGEWRLEARGRKRVADWMKDFENVPGASDAAGGGLLSMRSEYRLMTPPPQG; via the coding sequence ATGAAGATTCCATCGGCCGTGTTGGCGGCATTGTTGTTCGTCGCGACGCTCGGCTTCGCAGAGATTGGAAGCGCGGCAGTCGATGATGCGCAGGTCGGCGAAGCCGAGTCGGTGATGACCATGCGTGTCCAGGGAGAAATCGGTTTCGATACCTCCGGGAAGGTGGTTCGTCATCAGATCACCACACCCATTGATGCGCCGATTCGCGCGATTGTTGAAACGGTTGTCAAGAAATGGCGCTTCCACCCGTATCTGAAAGACGGAGTGGCGGTCAATGTCAAAACACCGTTTGAACTCACTCTGGTGGGGCGGGCACAGGCCGACGGCAACTATGCGATTACGGCCGAGACCGCGCGTTTCGGCGTTTCGCGTTATGACTGCAAAGACGAAAACAGTGACAGCTGCAAGCAAGCAAACCCGATCGTGCACACGCCACGCAAACCGGCGTATCCACCGGCGCTGGCACGTGCTGGTGTGGGCGGCCAAGTCATGGTGTATCTGTACATCAACCCGGATGGCACGATTGCCGATGCCAAGGTCGCGCAAACTGCGCTATTCGGCGTGAAAGGCAATCCGCAGGAACTCGAGAAGGCTAGGCGAAGTCTTGAAGTCGAGTGTTTGGCCTATGCAAAGCGCATCCAAGTGACACCCGGCTCCGGTGATTTGGTCGGCGGTGGCGATACGCATCGCGTTGCCGGCCTGCCGTTCCGATTCAACGCGAACGGCGCGTTCAATGACAATCTCGGCGAATGGCGGTTGGAAGCACGCGGACGCAAACGTGTCGCCGATTGGATGAAAGACTTTGAAAACGTACCGGGGGCGTCGGATGCGGCAGGCGGTGGTTTGCTGTCCATGCGCAGCGAATACCGCCTGATGACGCCGCCACCGCAAGGTTGA
- the rho gene encoding transcription termination factor Rho — protein MSDEIESTGETATTKRVRKPRVSKSAATTPENTGAEHREAAPEGAEIASRKPRPPRDNTDASADTHAPTAAAEGARADAPAESRRDDAGESQGQDDGGNDNAYGGPRNNNRRERFRNRRDRQRDRYREQGLPQDDNGDPNAQPGYNRPMPTIPEGFPQYSLSDLKRMPAAKLLDIAEQLQIHEGVARARKQDVIFAVLKVLTRHGDGVAADGVLEILPDGYGFLRAAEASYLAGPDDVYISPSQIRRFNLRTGDHLGGRIRWPKDGERYFALAVVDTINGEPIEASKNKTLFENLTPLFPRKRFRLERGDGSSEDITGRILDLMAPQGKGQRALIVSPPKAGKTMMMQQIATAITTNHPDVHLIVLLIDERPEEVTEMQRTVRGEVISSTFDEPAARHVQVAEMVIERAKRLVEHKKDVVILLDSITRLARAYNNVLPSSGKVLTGGVDSNAMHRPKRFFGAARNVEEGGSLTIIATALVDTGSAMDKVIYEEFKGTGNSEIHLDRRITEKRVYPAIGVNLSGTRREDLLIDPDLLQKIWILRKLLHPMDEIAAMEFLLDKMKNTKSNDEFFSSMKR, from the coding sequence TTGTCCGACGAAATCGAAAGCACTGGCGAAACCGCTACCACCAAGCGTGTTCGCAAGCCGCGCGTGAGCAAATCCGCGGCCACCACCCCTGAAAACACCGGCGCAGAGCACCGCGAAGCAGCGCCCGAAGGCGCCGAAATCGCCTCGCGCAAACCGCGTCCGCCGCGCGACAACACCGACGCCTCCGCTGACACACACGCACCGACGGCAGCCGCAGAAGGCGCGCGCGCCGACGCCCCGGCAGAAAGCCGCCGCGACGATGCCGGCGAGAGCCAGGGTCAAGACGACGGTGGCAACGACAACGCTTACGGCGGCCCGCGCAACAACAACCGCCGCGAGCGCTTCCGCAATCGCCGTGACCGCCAGCGTGACCGCTATCGCGAACAAGGATTGCCACAAGACGACAACGGTGATCCGAATGCGCAACCGGGCTACAACCGGCCGATGCCGACCATCCCGGAAGGTTTTCCGCAGTATTCGCTAAGCGATTTGAAACGCATGCCGGCCGCAAAGTTGCTGGACATTGCCGAACAATTGCAGATTCACGAAGGCGTGGCGCGCGCACGCAAGCAAGATGTCATCTTCGCGGTGCTGAAGGTTTTGACCCGTCATGGTGACGGTGTCGCCGCTGATGGCGTGCTGGAAATCCTGCCGGACGGCTACGGCTTCCTGCGCGCTGCCGAAGCGAGCTACCTTGCCGGCCCGGATGACGTGTACATCTCGCCGAGCCAAATACGTCGCTTCAACTTGCGCACCGGTGACCATCTCGGCGGTCGTATCCGTTGGCCGAAAGATGGCGAGCGCTACTTCGCCTTGGCCGTGGTCGACACCATCAACGGCGAGCCGATCGAAGCCAGCAAGAACAAGACCCTGTTCGAAAACCTGACCCCGCTGTTCCCTCGCAAACGTTTCCGCCTCGAGCGCGGCGACGGCTCCAGCGAGGACATCACCGGCCGCATCCTGGATCTGATGGCGCCGCAAGGCAAGGGTCAGCGCGCATTGATCGTGTCACCGCCAAAAGCCGGTAAGACGATGATGATGCAGCAGATCGCCACCGCGATCACGACCAACCATCCCGACGTGCACTTGATTGTGTTGCTGATTGACGAACGTCCTGAAGAAGTGACCGAAATGCAGCGCACCGTGCGCGGCGAAGTCATTTCCTCGACGTTCGACGAGCCTGCCGCACGCCACGTGCAAGTCGCGGAAATGGTGATCGAACGCGCCAAGCGCTTGGTTGAACATAAAAAGGACGTGGTGATCCTGCTCGACTCGATCACCCGTTTGGCTCGCGCTTACAACAACGTCTTGCCGAGCTCCGGCAAAGTGTTGACCGGTGGTGTCGATTCGAACGCCATGCACCGTCCGAAGCGTTTCTTCGGTGCCGCACGTAACGTTGAAGAAGGCGGCTCGCTCACCATCATCGCGACCGCGCTTGTCGACACCGGCTCGGCGATGGACAAGGTGATCTACGAAGAATTCAAGGGCACCGGCAACTCCGAAATCCACTTGGATCGCCGCATCACCGAAAAGCGTGTCTACCCTGCCATCGGCGTCAACTTGTCGGGTACGCGTCGCGAAGATTTGCTCATCGATCCGGACTTGCTGCAAAAGATCTGGATCTTGCGCAAGTTGTTGCATCCGATGGACGAAATCGCCGCGATGGAATTCCTGCTCGATAAGATGAAGAACACGAAGTCCAACGACGAGTTCTTCAGTTCGATGAAGCGCTGA
- the trxA gene encoding thioredoxin — protein MSSPKVIHATTTDFDQIVLSSKEPVLVDFWAPWCGPCRSIAPVLDQLADQYSGKAKVVKVDIEAHPQIGMRYNVRSIPMLVMFKDGQPAATQVGAPPNVAGVLGGMIDKAIA, from the coding sequence ATGTCCAGCCCTAAAGTAATTCACGCCACCACCACCGACTTCGACCAGATCGTCCTGTCCTCGAAAGAGCCGGTGTTGGTGGATTTCTGGGCCCCGTGGTGCGGCCCCTGCCGTTCGATTGCCCCGGTGCTCGACCAGCTGGCCGACCAATATTCCGGTAAGGCCAAGGTCGTGAAGGTGGATATCGAGGCCCACCCGCAAATCGGCATGCGCTACAACGTGCGCAGCATTCCGATGCTGGTGATGTTCAAAGACGGCCAGCCGGCCGCCACCCAAGTCGGCGCCCCGCCGAATGTGGCCGGCGTCCTCGGCGGCATGATCGATAAAGCCATCGCCTGA